A stretch of the Romboutsia lituseburensis genome encodes the following:
- a CDS encoding ferric reductase-like transmembrane domain-containing protein, with amino-acid sequence MRLVYSLLFIVTFALIFTSSIRKHSKIYYSIATALASATIVYEIYRLITSTKLQGFIGEFEKAFMKGNVSIGFFILVMFAGALNPRWKLTKKLLSIRTESAILACILLIPHGVMYAVRFINKILVHKPITTLYVVYLMVGLVAFVMMIPLFITSFKSVRDKMTNKEWKKLQRWAYPFYLLTYIHIVLALLNDDEVDIMKLSVYTVLFVGYFIMKLIKYSKLKNKSSLITNQLLYDY; translated from the coding sequence ATGAGACTAGTATATTCATTATTATTCATAGTTACATTTGCACTAATTTTTACATCTAGTATCAGAAAACATTCTAAAATCTATTACTCTATAGCTACGGCCCTAGCTAGTGCTACTATAGTTTATGAAATTTATAGATTAATAACAAGTACAAAATTACAAGGATTTATAGGAGAGTTTGAAAAGGCCTTTATGAAGGGAAATGTTTCAATTGGATTTTTCATTCTTGTAATGTTTGCGGGAGCATTAAACCCTAGATGGAAGTTAACTAAAAAGTTATTAAGTATAAGAACAGAATCTGCTATATTAGCATGTATTCTTTTAATTCCTCATGGTGTTATGTATGCTGTTCGTTTTATAAACAAAATATTAGTACATAAACCTATAACAACACTTTATGTAGTATATCTAATGGTTGGTCTAGTTGCTTTTGTAATGATGATACCTTTATTTATAACATCATTTAAAAGTGTTAGGGATAAAATGACAAATAAGGAATGGAAAAAGCTACAAAGATGGGCATATCCATTTTATTTATTAACTTATATTCATATAGTACTTGCTCTTCTTAATGATGATGAAGTAGATATTATGAAGTTAAGTGTATATACAGTATTATTTGTAGGTTACTTTATAATGAAACTAATAAAGTATTCTAAGTTAAAAAATAAAAGTAGTTTAATAACTAATCAGCTTTTATATGATTATTAA